The window GGACAGTTCTCGATCTTCTCCACCAAGGCCCTGCGCCAGATCATGGTCGAGAACCACCAGAACACCCCGTGGGTGAAGGACAGCGAGGTGGAGGACTCCCTGCTGTCGCTGCAGATCAAGAGCGCCGGCTACCTCACCAAGATCTCGGCCCAGGCCCGCGCCGACGTCGGCGGCATGACCACCATCCGCGGCCTCGACGGCCAGCAGGTGAAGTGGAACTTCGGCGCCATCGAACTGATGTGGCCCGGCCAGCGCGGCGACACCAAGGGCCAGCCCTTCCACCCCAACCTGCGGCTGCGCTGGCTCGAGAACTTCTCGATGCTGATCAACCTGGTCACCCGCGTGCTGTTCGTGCTGCTGCTGCTCGCCTCGCTCTCGATCAGCGCCTTCGTGTTCTCACCGATCTGGCTCGTGCCGCCGATCGTCGCCATCCTGCTCAACCTGCGCACCGCGCTCTCGATGCACGACCGCAGTGCCCGCGACATCTTCTTCGCCGTGGCCCTGTTCCCCGCCGAGATCTACATGTGGATCAGGCTCGGGCACTTCATCCGCGCCTGGACGAAGTTCCTCTCGCGCAAGCAGACCGACAACTGGGCGGCGCAGGCCAAGGCCGAGAAGGGCCGCGGCAACAGCTACCTCCTCCCGTTCGTCGTGATCTTCCTCACCATCGCCGTGCTGGTGCTCGGCTGGTTCCAGCTCGACGCCTTCATGCAGTCGACGATCCTCTGGATCGGCTGGCCGATCCTCGGTGTCATCACGATCATCCAGACCCTGGAGATGTTCGGCAAGGTGCTCCGCCGCTACCGCGGGTACAAGGTTTGACCTCGAACTACGTCGAACACGACGCGCTGGTCGCGCTCCTGAACTCCGTGGGGGACGACGACCGGCGCGGCCGGTTCGTGCACGACTTCATCAGCCTCTGGGAGACCCGGTCCCAGAGGCTGATGAAAGCACTCGGCAACCGGGACTTCGAGGATGCCGACGTGGTGCTGCTGAGCATCCGCTCGTCGAGCACGATGCTCGGGGCCTGGTCGCTCGAAGCGATCGCCGGCATGGTGCACTCGGCCGTGAAGGGCTTCGACCTGCAGGGGAGCCTGCGCCACCTGCCGCGGCTGCAGGCCGTCGGCGGGGCCACCTGCCAGGAGCTGCTCGGGGTGCTCGAGTCGATGCGGCGCCCGGATGCCCCGGCCGGCGGGGCTCGGTCGGCGAAGTCGGCCTGACCGGAAGCCGGACCGGGCCTCAGTCGTTGTCGGAGGCCGCCAGCCGGTAGCCGACGCCGCGGACGGTCTCGATCCAGCGCGGCGTGGTGATGCTGTCGGCGAGCTTGCGCCGCAGGTTCGCCATGTGCACCTCGATGGCCCGCTTGTCGGCCTCGCTCACGAAGTGGGCGGTGACGTAGCTCTCGCCGCGCAGGAGCAGCGCCAGGTCGGCCTTGCTGCGCACCCGGCGCTGGCTCTCCATCAGGGCGTTCAGCAGGTCGAACTCGCTGCGCGTGAGATCGATCGACCGGCCCTCCTTCTCGGCCAGTCGCATCTCGGAGTTGACGTAGAGGCCGTTGTGGTCGAGCCAGCCGTCTTCGCGGTCGTAGCTCTTGGCGACCACGGGCTGGGCGGGAGCGGCCTCGGCGGCGACGGGCTGCGGAGCGACGGCCTGCACGGTCGCGGCCGGCGTGTACTGGGGCTCGGCCACGGCGGGGGCCGGGGCGGCGAACGGGGCGGCGGCCGGAGCCTGCACGGGCGCGGCGACGGGCGCCTGCACGGCGACCGGCGCGACCGGGCCGGAGCCGTCGACCGCGAGCACCTGGCGGGGGCGGCGCATCATCGCCTCGACGCGGGCGCGCAGCTCACGGGGGCGGAAGGGCTTCGTGAGATAGTCGTCGGCGCCGGCCTCGAGACCCTGCAGCGTGTCGATCTCCTCGTCGCGCGCGGTGAGCATGACGAGGTAGGTGTTGCTGAACGTGCGGATGCGCTTGGCGGCCTCGAACCCGTCGATGCCCGGCATGCTGACGTCGAGGGTCGTGACCATGGGGTCGTAGGCGCGGACCGCCTGCACCCCGTCGAGGCCGTTCCCGGTCGCGATGACCTCGAACCCGGCCTGGGTCAGCACTGTCTCGAGCAGATGCCTGATGTCGGCGTCGTCCTCGATGATGACGGCGACGCGACGTTCCCCATGTGTGTCCATTGCCCCGATGCTACCAACGGATAGGGGGATGTCGGGGCTTTCTTCCGAGCGCGATCAGCGGGCGGCGTCGGCCGCGAGCTCGAGCGCGTTCTCGTCCCACCACTCGCCGGCCGCGGGGCCGCCGTTGCACTCGCCGTCGCTCTCGCCGGGCGGCTTGATCCACAGGCCGGCGTCCTGCGCCGAACCGGAGGGGCTGGCCGACGGCTCGGCACCCAGGGCGCGGCCCGCGGGGTTGCACCACTCCCCCGTCGATCCGTTGCCGTTCCGGCCGGTGTCGATCACGTAGTGTGCGCCGTTCGTGAGGGTGGAGATGGTGTTCGCGTAGTACTGCTCGCGATCGGTGTTGTTGTAGTTCGAGACGTTGGTCGAGAATCCGCGCGCCCGGTCGACGCCCGCCCGGTTGAGCAGATCGGCCATGTCGGCGGGCGGGCCCCAGTTGGAGTGGCCGGCGTCGATGTACACGGTGAGGCCGGCGGCGACGAGGGCGTCGACCGAGGCGCTGACCTCGCCGAGCCGCTCCTCGACGTTGTCGCACTCGTCGGCGAGCGCGAGCGCGTCGGGCTCGAGGATGATGATCGAGTCGCTGTCGTCGAGCGAGGTGGCGATCTCGTCGATCCACACCGGGTACTCCTCGACGGTCAGTCCACCGCTGGAGAAGTTGCCGCAGTCGCGGTTCGGGATGCCGTAGACCGTGAACAGCGGCACCTGGCCGAGCTTCGCGGCCGCCGTCACGAGATCGGAGACGTAGCCGCCGACCTCGCCGATCGGGTGCTTCTCAGGGGTGAGCCAGATGGCGGTGGGCACCTCGGCGATGCGCGTGAACACGGCGGCGTCGTCGCTGTCGCCCGCCTCGGTGGCCTCGTCGGCCGCGGTGGCGGCCTTCGACGCGGGGTCGGCGTAGAGCGCGGTGCCGGCGAACGGGTTGCCCGAGGCGATGCCGCCCTGCGACAGGATGGCGCCGA of the Herbiconiux flava genome contains:
- a CDS encoding glycosyltransferase family 2 protein, whose product is MAENLNPYVTDRTELGDHGDEFENDFIESVESLPSYRPTIGCIVPAYNEAESIADVLESLLGQTRLPDVIHVVVNNTTDDTVKIAAQYAGPHLKEVDGIEQFTEVYVHDIGKNKDKKVGALNYGYQLVEGCDFLLGVDGDTTAAPDAVERLAEEITSDSRIGGISAIFSIDEAPIKGFVAKFLVTGQRFQFAAFNMQNMLKGRNMAVLGGQFSIFSTKALRQIMVENHQNTPWVKDSEVEDSLLSLQIKSAGYLTKISAQARADVGGMTTIRGLDGQQVKWNFGAIELMWPGQRGDTKGQPFHPNLRLRWLENFSMLINLVTRVLFVLLLLASLSISAFVFSPIWLVPPIVAILLNLRTALSMHDRSARDIFFAVALFPAEIYMWIRLGHFIRAWTKFLSRKQTDNWAAQAKAEKGRGNSYLLPFVVIFLTIAVLVLGWFQLDAFMQSTILWIGWPILGVITIIQTLEMFGKVLRRYRGYKV
- a CDS encoding response regulator transcription factor, whose protein sequence is MDTHGERRVAVIIEDDADIRHLLETVLTQAGFEVIATGNGLDGVQAVRAYDPMVTTLDVSMPGIDGFEAAKRIRTFSNTYLVMLTARDEEIDTLQGLEAGADDYLTKPFRPRELRARVEAMMRRPRQVLAVDGSGPVAPVAVQAPVAAPVQAPAAAPFAAPAPAVAEPQYTPAATVQAVAPQPVAAEAAPAQPVVAKSYDREDGWLDHNGLYVNSEMRLAEKEGRSIDLTRSEFDLLNALMESQRRVRSKADLALLLRGESYVTAHFVSEADKRAIEVHMANLRRKLADSITTPRWIETVRGVGYRLAASDND
- a CDS encoding glycoside hydrolase family 6 protein encodes the protein MSTRGVARPVLPRIGLIVAVLAILAVLIGMVVGVGAILSQGGIASGNPFAGTALYADPASKAATAADEATEAGDSDDAAVFTRIAEVPTAIWLTPEKHPIGEVGGYVSDLVTAAAKLGQVPLFTVYGIPNRDCGNFSSGGLTVEEYPVWIDEIATSLDDSDSIIILEPDALALADECDNVEERLGEVSASVDALVAAGLTVYIDAGHSNWGPPADMADLLNRAGVDRARGFSTNVSNYNNTDREQYYANTISTLTNGAHYVIDTGRNGNGSTGEWCNPAGRALGAEPSASPSGSAQDAGLWIKPPGESDGECNGGPAAGEWWDENALELAADAAR